GGGACCGCGATCAGTGATGAAGATGAAATATATGCTGCCGGAAGAAGGAGTTCGGCGGATGGAGGAAGAAATGGCCGGCGGCGGATTGAAAGCGGAGACGCTCTATACGTTCGGCGACTTCTACCCGATGTTCTATCCGAACGAACAATTCCCGTTGGGCGAGTTCCAGCCCCGATCTGGCGATGCGGTCGATAGTTCGTTTCCACTGGTCGCGACTTCGCGCACCGAGGGAGATGAGTTGGTTGGCGACGTGCCGCTCGACCCGGTGAGTGATCCCTTCTTGTCGTTGCATCGACTGCGCGGCAAACCGTTGATGCCGGTTGTCGTGACGTTGGAAGCGCTGCGAGAAGCGGCCGAGTTGGCTTCCGGCAAAAAGGTAGTCGCCTTCTGTGACGTCGACATGATTGACGGCCTGGCGTTTCATACCGACAACGCAGCAACTGCCCAGGCGCGAGCCAAGCTGGTTGGCGACCATGTCGCCGAGTGCCGCTGGACCTGCGATTTCCGGAATCGAACCGGCGGATTGATTCAAAAAGACCGCCTTTACTTGCAAGCAAACATCGAACTGGCCGATGCGCCAGTTGCGATCACAGCCGAACTGCCGCCGTTTCCGAGCGAGTGGAGCGCTGTGACGTATCCCGAGGATAGCGCCATCTATCATGGCGCTCCATTCCGCTGCTTGAAGGCGCTCAGTTGCGACGCCGCGAGCGGTTGGGGACATATCGTCGCGCAGCCTTTGGCCGATTTGACGAAACCCGAACGCGTGGATGGATGGCGCATTCCTTCCTGCGTGCTCGATTCGGCCCTGTATGCGTGCGGCTGTCAGTTATACCTGCATAGCGAGGGAGCGGTTTCACTGCCCCGGAAGATCGAGCGATTGGAGATTGGTCGGCTGCCGAGCGATGGCGAAAACTGCTACGTCTATTTTGTATGTCGTGACGTGGCCGAAAAATCGGCGCTCTATGATCTGACTCTGTTTGGTGAAAACGGAGACGTGATCTTCAAAGCGATTGGCTATCAGAAAGTGATTCTTGGCCGAGGAGGAGTCGCATGATTACCTCGCCGACTTGGATCGTTCGATATGTCGCAGATACGCGTCGATTGCCAATCGACGCGCAAGACGCTTGGCTAAGCGCCGCAGAGGAAGCCGAACTGGCTTTTTTTGCGCACGAAGATCGCCGTCGACAATGGTTGCGAGCGCGCTGGATCGCCAAGCGTTTGATTGCTCTGTCGAGTGATTCCACCGATTTACGGCGGGTTGAAATTTTGTCCCGCTCGACCAGCGGCTTGGGGGTAGCGCCGCAAGTTTTTGTGGATGGAAAACCGACCCAATACCGCATTTCGTTGTCTCATACCGGCAGCGCCGTGTTGGTAGGGATGACGACCGATGCGACGTCGATCGGCGTTGATTTGGCTTGGGACGTTCCGCAAGACAGGCATTTTTCGAGCGCTTGGTTTAGCGAGCGTGAACAAGCCTGGCTTGCCGAACGCCCGGGGTCGGCTTCCCTGCTATGGGGATTGAAGGAAGCGATTTTCAAATCACAGGGAGACAGCCAGACCTGGAACCCGCGAGGCGTAGAAATCGAATCGTATGGCGAGCATGAGGTTCGCTGTTCTTTGTTTGGACGCCGACTAGCGCCCCTTTCGACGTGGATTCGCACGTCTAGCCGGGGAACTGCGACGGCAGTCTGGCAAGCGAAAACTCAGGATGCTCCAGTCACCGTCCGGCAGGAGTTTTCCTCATGTTTGTAAGCAAAGAACATCATCCGCAGGTTCTGCCGCGCGAGTCTTATTTTGATCCGGCGATCTACCAAAAGGAGATCGACACGATCTTGTTGCCGGCATGGCATTGCGTTGCAGTGATGAGCGAATTGCCTCGCAACGGATCGTTTGTGACGCTCGACTTGTTTCAACGCCCGATTATTCTGTGGCGTAACGAAGATGAAGTCAGCGCTTTCCTGAACGTATGCTCGCATCGCTATGCGAAACTGACTTGCAAATCGTGTGGGATCGCTGAGCGTTTGCATTGCCAATATCACGGTTGGGAATATGACGAAACAGGCAACGTCCGAAAAATCCCGGACGCGAAAACATTTCGCCCACTCGCGCAAGGAATGCTAGGACTAAAGCGATTTCGCGTCGAACGCTGCGGCGAACTCGTGTTCATCAACTTGTCGGAAGATGGGCCGAGCTTGCAGGAGTTTTTAGGAGACAAGTTTCAACTGTATGAATCCTGGTTTTCGCCGGAGATGCATACGGCGATCGTGATGACGCGCAAGATCAACGCGAATTGGAAGTGCCTGGTCGAAAATGCACTGGAAAGTTATCACACGACTGAGGTTCATCCCAAAACCTTCGGCGAGGCGCCGGACGAGAAAGATTGCACGCATCAGCTGAACGACACCTGGACATCGCTGTTTGTCGATTACAGCGAGGAACGCTCGTTTCGGGCGACGCTCGATCAGATCGGACATTGGCTGGTGGGACGCCAGCGAGATTCATCCTACGAACATATTTTGCATTACCCCAACGTCATGATCGCGCGATTGTCGCTCTATCGTTGGGTCGAATGCGTGATCCCCGTATCGCCGGATCAGTCGTTGTCGGTGGTCCGTTTGATGTGCCATATCGGCGAAAAAGGACAACTGCGGCGATTGTGGAATCGCAGCTTTATCAGCAAATGGGCCAATGATTTTTTGACCCAGGTGGGCTCAGAAGACGCTGGAATCTTACCGCACATTCAAGCCGGATTAGCGGCGGCCGATCAGCCGACCGGCGGTTTGATTTCAACACGTGAAGAACGCATTTTTCATTTTCAGAACTACATCGAGCGTGCGAGCCAAACGCCAGGTTCGGACGATGCGAACGAAGTACTTCCAATTCGATTTTCAGGAAACGCAACATGATTAACCTCTCCGGACGTATCGCTTTGGTTACCGGGAGTTCGCGCGGAATGGGGCGCGCTTCCGCATTGCGACTTGCCGAAGCAGGCTGCGACGTCATCGTCAACTATGTCACGTCACGCACCGCCGCTATGGAAACGGCGAAGGAAATTCGCGCGATGGGACGACGGTCGTTTGTCGTCAAAGCGGATGTGAGCAAAAAAGATGATGTCGAATCGATGATGGAGTACATCGGCGAACATATTCAACAACTAGACATTATCGTCAGCAATGCGGCGACCGGCGGATTTCGTCCGTTGATGGCGGCGAACGAAAAACACTTTGAAAACACGTATCACACCAACGTGCTGGCGATGCTGTTCCTCGTGCAGGCCGGTTTGCCGTTGCTCGAAAAAAGCAAGGGCCGCGCGAAAGTGATCGGCATCAGCAGCCATGGCTCAGACATGGCGTTGCCATGGTACGGGCTGATCGGCAGCTCGAAAGCGGCGCTGGAAAGCTTGGCGCGCCATCTCACCTTGGAAGTCGGTGACAAAGGGGTGAACGTCAATATCATCAAATCGGGCCTGGTAGAAACCGATTCGACCAAACGCCTGCCAGGCGCCGGCGAGATGTTCGATCATCGTAAAGACAAAACGATGATGGGCGACCGAATGCTGAGCATCGAAGACATCGCGGATGCGGTCCTGTTTTTGGCCTCACCGTTGTCGGATCTCGTTCAAGGCGAGACGCTCGTCGTCGACGGCGGCGCTGCGGTACACGTGTAGTCGATCAAGACGTAATTGCAAGGCAATATTTTCCGTATGAAGTATCACTTGTTAACCGGCGCAACAGGATTGCTTGGCCGGTACTTAATTCGAGATCTGACCTTGGCCGACGTGCCGTTGGCGGTTGTCGTGCGCCGATCTCGATTTGAATCGGCGGCGCAACGGATTGAGACCGCGATGGCGTATTGGGAAGCGGAGCTCGGTCGAGCGCTCGTTCGCCCTGTCGTCTTGGAAGGAGATATCACCCAACCCGGTTTGGGACTTTCGACCGCCGACCAAACATGGGTCGCTGAATATTGCGACACGATGGTCCACTCCGCCGCATCGCTGACGTTTTACGCCGATGACGAAGAAGGAGAACCGTGGCGCAGCAATATCTTGGGGACGCGTCATATGCTGGGCTTATGCCGCGACGCCGGGATTCGCAAATTGCATCATGTTTCGACCGCCTATGTCTGCGGAAAGCGTCGTGATGTGATCCGCGAAGAGGAAGTCGACGTTGGACAAGAGCCCAGCAACGACTACGAATCAAGCAAATTAACGGCTGAGAAAGAAGTTCGCGCCGCGGATTTCCTGGATGTGCTTACCGTGCATCGTCCTTCGATTATCGTGGGAGATGCGGAGACTGGGTTTACGGTTTCGTATCACGGGTTTTACACGCCGCTGCGATTGATTCACGCTTTGGTGACCTCATTGCCATGGGAAGTGTTCATTCAATGCGATCTGCTGGCTGCGTTGCAGTTGGATGGATCGGAACGAAAGAACTTAGTTCCTGTGGACTGGGTTTCGACGGCGATGACCGAGGTGATCGCACGTCCCGAACTGCATGGTGAGACGTATCACTTCACGAATCCCAATCCTGCAACCGTGGCCGACATGTTGTCGGCGGTTGCATCGATGGTCATTAAGTTGGCACGTCCGGATGAACCGTCCTCCGGCAATAAAAATATCTCCATTGATGAAATTGGTGATACGTTCCGCGAGCAAATGGGCGTTTACCAATCATACTGGAGCGACGATCCTGCGTTTGATTCGACGCGCACCGAGCAAGCTTTGCCAAATTTGCCTTGCCCTGCCGTGGATGACGCGATGATGGACCGTTTGATCACCTTCGCACTTGAAAAGAATTTCGGTTGGCCGCGCGAAGCGTCGGCCAAAATTAAGTTTCCGGTCGCTGAAAACTTGGCTCCTTGGCTGGCTAGCGCCAACGGGCTCACGAATGGATCCAGCGACCGTCGGTACGTCAGTTTGCAGATTAGCGGCAGCGGCGGCGGACAATGGCACATGATCGTAGATCATGGGCGGTTGGTCGGCGTTGGGTCGGGTTTGCAAAATGGCGACAGTCCCACCTGCTATTTAAACAGCGACACGTTTACGCGATTAACGCGCGGAGAGCTCTCTTGGGAATCGGCATTGCAATCGGGTCGTCTCGTGACGACTGGTCATGCGGCAAGTTCCGAACAGCTCGCTCGTTGTTTTCACGATCTTGCCTCTTTGACCCGCTCCAACACCACTAACAACTGCGCCAATTGAAAGACACAAAGCAATGAACGGGGGTAACGCCATGACGGGAATGATTTCCAAAACGGATTCAAGCGGAGCGGCTCTTAGTGCGAAAACGCTGGAACGCGGTCGCAAGAGCATCGCGGGCGGCGACAGCAGTACGATGCGAGTTCTGCCCTATCACATTCCTCTTGTCGCTGACCGCGGCGAAGGGAGCCGACTGTGGGATATCGACGGCAATGAGTACATCGACTTAAACATGGCTTATGGGCCGCTGCTGTTGGGCCATCGGCCCAAGCAAGTGATCGAAGCCGTGTATCGTCAGATTTCGGAACAGGGGAGTCAGCTTGGTTTTCCGACCGAAGTGACGATTCGGGTCGCCGAAAAGTTGAAACAACTGTTTCCGTGCATTGAACTGCTGCGATTCGCCAATTCGGGGACCGAAGCCTGCGCTTCAGCGATTCGTTTGGCCCGGACCTACACCGGCAAACGTAAGCTGATTATGTTTGAAGGTCACTATCACGGTTGGAGCGAAGCGGTCTTCACCAAGTACCACGCTCCGCTGGAGATGTTGCCAGAGTGCGGTTATGGTCCCGCGATCCCAGGCACTACCGGCATGACTGACGCCTTGGATGACGTGATCACTTGCCAATGGAACGATCTCGACGCGCTGCAGCGTTGCTTGGAAGAGCATGGCGACGACGCCGCTGCGGTGATCATGGAGCCGATCTCGGGTAACGCCGGCTTGTTGCTTCCGCGCGATGGTTACTTGGCCACAGCTCGCGAAATGATCCATGATCGCGGTGGTCTGCTAATCTTCGACGAAGTGATCACCGGCATGCGAGTCGCCGCAGGCGGCGCCCAAGAGCACTATCTCGTTTCGCCCGATATCACCGTCGTTTCGAAAGCGATGGGCGGCGGCTATCCCGTAGGATCGTTTGGCGCTTCGGCTGAGATTA
The nucleotide sequence above comes from Blastopirellula sp. J2-11. Encoded proteins:
- a CDS encoding 4'-phosphopantetheinyl transferase family protein; the encoded protein is MITSPTWIVRYVADTRRLPIDAQDAWLSAAEEAELAFFAHEDRRRQWLRARWIAKRLIALSSDSTDLRRVEILSRSTSGLGVAPQVFVDGKPTQYRISLSHTGSAVLVGMTTDATSIGVDLAWDVPQDRHFSSAWFSEREQAWLAERPGSASLLWGLKEAIFKSQGDSQTWNPRGVEIESYGEHEVRCSLFGRRLAPLSTWIRTSSRGTATAVWQAKTQDAPVTVRQEFSSCL
- a CDS encoding aromatic ring-hydroxylating dioxygenase subunit alpha, which produces MFVSKEHHPQVLPRESYFDPAIYQKEIDTILLPAWHCVAVMSELPRNGSFVTLDLFQRPIILWRNEDEVSAFLNVCSHRYAKLTCKSCGIAERLHCQYHGWEYDETGNVRKIPDAKTFRPLAQGMLGLKRFRVERCGELVFINLSEDGPSLQEFLGDKFQLYESWFSPEMHTAIVMTRKINANWKCLVENALESYHTTEVHPKTFGEAPDEKDCTHQLNDTWTSLFVDYSEERSFRATLDQIGHWLVGRQRDSSYEHILHYPNVMIARLSLYRWVECVIPVSPDQSLSVVRLMCHIGEKGQLRRLWNRSFISKWANDFLTQVGSEDAGILPHIQAGLAAADQPTGGLISTREERIFHFQNYIERASQTPGSDDANEVLPIRFSGNAT
- a CDS encoding SDR family oxidoreductase; this encodes MINLSGRIALVTGSSRGMGRASALRLAEAGCDVIVNYVTSRTAAMETAKEIRAMGRRSFVVKADVSKKDDVESMMEYIGEHIQQLDIIVSNAATGGFRPLMAANEKHFENTYHTNVLAMLFLVQAGLPLLEKSKGRAKVIGISSHGSDMALPWYGLIGSSKAALESLARHLTLEVGDKGVNVNIIKSGLVETDSTKRLPGAGEMFDHRKDKTMMGDRMLSIEDIADAVLFLASPLSDLVQGETLVVDGGAAVHV
- a CDS encoding SDR family oxidoreductase, with protein sequence MKYHLLTGATGLLGRYLIRDLTLADVPLAVVVRRSRFESAAQRIETAMAYWEAELGRALVRPVVLEGDITQPGLGLSTADQTWVAEYCDTMVHSAASLTFYADDEEGEPWRSNILGTRHMLGLCRDAGIRKLHHVSTAYVCGKRRDVIREEEVDVGQEPSNDYESSKLTAEKEVRAADFLDVLTVHRPSIIVGDAETGFTVSYHGFYTPLRLIHALVTSLPWEVFIQCDLLAALQLDGSERKNLVPVDWVSTAMTEVIARPELHGETYHFTNPNPATVADMLSAVASMVIKLARPDEPSSGNKNISIDEIGDTFREQMGVYQSYWSDDPAFDSTRTEQALPNLPCPAVDDAMMDRLITFALEKNFGWPREASAKIKFPVAENLAPWLASANGLTNGSSDRRYVSLQISGSGGGQWHMIVDHGRLVGVGSGLQNGDSPTCYLNSDTFTRLTRGELSWESALQSGRLVTTGHAASSEQLARCFHDLASLTRSNTTNNCAN
- a CDS encoding aspartate aminotransferase family protein; amino-acid sequence: MISKTDSSGAALSAKTLERGRKSIAGGDSSTMRVLPYHIPLVADRGEGSRLWDIDGNEYIDLNMAYGPLLLGHRPKQVIEAVYRQISEQGSQLGFPTEVTIRVAEKLKQLFPCIELLRFANSGTEACASAIRLARTYTGKRKLIMFEGHYHGWSEAVFTKYHAPLEMLPECGYGPAIPGTTGMTDALDDVITCQWNDLDALQRCLEEHGDDAAAVIMEPISGNAGLLLPRDGYLATAREMIHDRGGLLIFDEVITGMRVAAGGAQEHYLVSPDITVVSKAMGGGYPVGSFGASAEIMSCITNGPLFHGGVFSGNAVVMSAAEAVLDTVLADKENIYANLHALGDQLAGGIDDIYNRLGVPHHVHHLGPLLAGLITKTDVEGLYNYRDVRRHCDFERYIQFQHQMQRSGVYFHPNEFEPMFLSTAHTSADIDEVLERWEDGARQCLVR